The following proteins are co-located in the Vigna angularis cultivar LongXiaoDou No.4 chromosome 2, ASM1680809v1, whole genome shotgun sequence genome:
- the LOC108328787 gene encoding protein NOI4: MASYYDQKQGKPLPKFGDWDVNDPASAEGFTVIFNKARDEKKIASVSGRFPSQRKYDSRKRKNQKKSKSASNTKKKWFCFGP, encoded by the exons ATGGCCTCg TATTATGATCAAAAACAAGGAAAGCCTTTACCCAAGTTTGGGGATTGGGATGTGAATGATCCTGCTTCAGCTGAAGGATTCACTGTTATATTCAACAAAGCCagagatgaaaagaaaattgcCTCAGTCTCGGGACGATTCCCTTCTCAGCGAAAATACGATTCTCGAAAACGCAAGAATCAAAAAAAGAGCAAGAGTGCCTCTAACACAAAG AAAAAATGGTTTTGCTTTGGCCCTTAG
- the LOC108329074 gene encoding trans-Golgi network-localized SYP41-interacting protein 1, which produces MSENHVAELVPEADSDSGGGVGHEQSNVDNESNTGTNQDQQGERVDHGEPDDEKSAEDTARDDMFVDCPDELTGQKDEEVSTEKNEDDGTEENEVMHHQQRHSVEMGNGVGDSHSPDQLEKTDAEKERIVQEYQEERQTVTQGVLDLHCQLKTLNGKENGTEVGDRDVSEFPLREMIKECLEFVNTASEERSNSETTISNLREHLSTRDREIEDLNTKLAQLMVSNDNFQVSAQAQLEKDRFVENLMDKMISSLATVVTQEQVLDDSISGKIVYIEEGNTRLIGKYNQILSEIYQLGQSFSQVGLDSKEQQYGSILAGAHGGLLELKRKETELVEKLAQLEDENRKLVDELDKEKVMLGTLNTELGNLKIELEQEKVKCANTKEKLSMAVTKGKALVQQRDSLKKSLADKSSELEKCLIELEEKSVALQAAEVAKEELVHSENMVVSLQNSLLEKNAVWDQVEEILSYAKPDDPGMFDVPEKLRCFADERNTLKEAFIELCKLKESLSLVDIPEPVSSYDLESQVNWIVDSCLRAREIMDTLQEENSTIMEASRYNIDQLSISLVLELQEKYFLLSELTDLKFKYDELFGKNCQISLEKDQIVNMLVDLCGLNKEDEGIDYSNTSVIIDLCFQILKGQSGPLSRASKIDAELFENIQSLLYVRDQGLILYEDILEEEMLIRSSTNKLSEELKVASEEIVTLKEERSSLLQDLDRSEEKTAMLRDKLSMAVKKGKGLVQDRDNLKGFLNERNSEIEQLKVDLQKQESAVSEYRDEINRLSSDLESIPKLEADLLEMKRERNQLDQFLTESNNMLQKVMECIDGIILPVEPAFDEPIEKVKWLADYVSEFQDAKVHIEQELQLVKENASILEIKVAESQATVKSLERELSSSNDSVSQLAEEKTELEYLKGKMEEELQKVKDKVAEVFSTNKSLEDALSEAEKDISILSVEKEQAQASRVAAERELESFKDEATSQASKLAEASRIIKDLEDKLYQVEGTKKLLEDTLSQAEKDISILSEEKEQAQVSRVAAERVLQGFNDEAASQTSKLTEASRTIKDLEDKLYQVQGTTKSLEEALSQAAKDISILSDEKEQAQVSRVAAETVLESFKDEAASQTSKMAQASRKIEDLEGRLSEVEGNVNLLNEKYNADQVVKTEMENELKKLQDEAANHANNLVDASETIKSLEDALSKAQDDVSALENSNEIAKQEISSLSLKLNSCMDELAGKNGNLESRSLKLIGLLNDLQVLMKDTTLFPRIKQFFERKYETLKNMNLVVNKIRDNVALNAKDSKGQLVMEENTIMRTTFLDGPENFEVELENTEIDDADIDTIILSFGKIVKEFELSSKHIADKFDEFSYSMDEFISPLHGKLLETETISETIVQNMESLKEEANTMKKLKEEQENIIATLQNNINVLLSACTDSTIALQSEVDKNLGLLDSISEVEKLNLEAGAQADHHKNSKYLEATHKLISTSRKTQALIRQFEFRSEQLDATIEDLQNKLKEATVAFELVTDDRDLNKNRVSLLESDIQSLQSAGSELKDKLESYHALEEKLKEKEAEISSMQDALLAKEENSLLTSSQMRDVFDKIDRIKIPIVESEDDLELPTSAPMKKFSYIIDSITRLHDQLNSMSHDKEKLQSILETKDLEIKDMKEEVKQLSRNCEDANMLKNELSELTYVLEKIMDISLGTGEWVVSRKSKDLKELIPALEKRIVAIRSECDDSKSKAQELDIKLVGSQKVIDELKTKVKLLEDSLQDRTSQPDIVQDRSIYEASSLPTGSEITEVEEGSSRGKKAISPVSSAAHVRNMRKGSADHLALDISMESDNLINRVDTDEDKGRVFKSLNTSGFVPKHGKLIADRIDGLWLSGGRVLMSRPRARLGVVGYLLLLHIWLLGTIL; this is translated from the exons ATGTCTGAGAATCACGTAGCGGAGCTGGTTCCGGAAGCGGATTCGGATTCAGGGGGTGGTGTGGGGCACGAGCAATCAAATGTGGATAACGAATCAAACACTGGTACAAATCAAGACCAG CAGGGAGAGCGTGTTGATCATGGAGAACCTGATGATGAGAAGTCTGCAGAGGATACTGCCAGGGATGACATGTTTGTTGATTGTCCCGATGAGTTAACCGGGCAAAAGGATGAAGAAGTTTCAACAGAGAAGAATGAAGATGACGGAACGGAGGAAAATGAAGTTATGCATCACCAGCAGAGACATTCTGTTGAAATGGGCAATGGAGTCGGGGATTCTCACTCCCCAGATCAGCTGGAGAAAACTGATGCTGAGAAAGAACGGATTGTGCAGGAATACCAG GAAGAAAGACAAACTGTTACACAGGGAGTGCTTGATCTTCATTGTCAGCTAAAGACTCTCAATGGCAAAGAGAATGGAACTGAAGTTGGAGATAGGGACGTGAGTGAGTTTCCGTTGAGGGAGATGATAAAAGAATGTTTGGAATTTGTGAACACTGCTTCAGAAGAACGGTCAAACAGTGAAACCACTATAAGTAATCTTCGGGAACATCTGTCTACCAGGGACCGTGAGATAGAGGATCTTAATACAAAGCTAGCTCAGTTAATGGTATCTAATGATAATTTTCAGGTTTCAGCTCAAGCTCAACTTGAAAAGGATCGTTTTGTTGAGAATTTGATGGATAAAATGATATCCTCTCTTGCAACAGTTGTCACTCAAGAACAAGTATTGGATGATTCTATTAGTGGGAAAATAGTTTATATTGAAGAAGGCAATACCCGTTTAATTGGAAAGTACAATCAGATTCTTTCTGAAATTTATCAACTTGGGCAATCTTTCTCCCAGGTAGGCTTGGATTCTAAAGAGCAGCAATATGGGAGCATACTTGCTGGTGCTCATGGTGGGTTACTGGAGCTCAAAAGAAAGGAAACAGAATTGGTTGAAAAACTGGCTCAGTTAGAAGATGAAAACCGGAAATTGGTTGATGAGCTTGATAAGGAAAAGGTGATGCTAGGGACATTGAATACTGAGCTAggaaatttgaaaatagaaCTTGAGCAGGAAAAGGTTAAATGTGCTAATACGAAAGAAAAGCTTAGTATGGCTGTGACCAAAGGAAAGGCATTGGTACAGCAGCGAGATTCGTTAAAGAAGTCTCTGGCTGATAAATCCAGCGAGCTTGAgaaatgtttgattgaattggaAGAGAAGTCAGTCGCACTCCAAGCTGCTGAGGTTGCTAAGGAAGAGTTGGTCCATAGTGAAAATATGGTCGTTTCCCTACAGAACTCATTATTAGAAAAGAATGCAGTTTGGGATCAAGTGGAAGAAATCTTGTCTTATGCCAAACCTGATGATCCTGGAATGTTTGATGTGCCAGAGAAACTCAGATGTTTTGCGGATGAGAGAAATACACTGAAGGAAGCCTTCATAGAGTTGTGCAAATTGAAGGAATCTCTATCTCTAGTGGACATACCAGAGCCTGTTTCATCATATGATTTGGAATCACAAGTGAATTGGATTGTGGATTCTTGTCTTAGGGCCCGGGAGATCATGGACACTCTACAGGAAGAAAATTCCACAATCATGGAAGCATCCCGTTACAATATTGATCAGTTGAGTATTTCTCTTGTGCTGGAATTGCAGGAAAAATATTTCCTTCTGTCAGAATTAACTGATTTGAAGTTCAAATATGATGAGCTTTTTGGCAAGAACTGTCAAATTTCTTTGGAGAAGGATCAGATAGTCAATATGTTAGTTGATCTTTGTGGCCTGAACAAGGAAGATGAAGGGATTGACTATTCCAACACTTCTGTGATCATCGATTTATGCTTTCAAATTCTAAAAGGGCAGAGTGGTCCCTTGTCTAGAGCATCTAAGATTGATGCTGAGTTGTTTGAAAACATTCAAAGTCTCTTGTATGTTAGAGACCAAGGTTTAATACTCTATGAAGATATACTAGAAGAGGAGATGCTAATTAGATCAAGTACAAATAAACTTTCAGAAGAACTAAAAGTGGCATCTGAGGAAATTGTAACTCTGAAAGAAGAAAGGAGTTCTCTGCTGCAAGATCTTGATCGATCAGAGGAGAAGACTGCCATGCTTAGGGATAAGTTGTCCATGGCAGTTAAGAAAGGAAAGGGGCTGGTTCAGGATAGGGACAATCTAAAAGGTTTTCTAAATGAAAGGAACTCAGAGATTGAGCAGTTGAAGGTTGATTTGCAGAAGCAAGAATCTGCTGTTTCTGAATACAGGGATGAGATCAACAGATTGTCCAGTGATTTGGAAAGCATCCCAAAGCTGGAGGCTGATCTTCTGGAAATGAAAAGGGAGAGGAATCAGTTAGACCAATTCTTAACTGAGAGCAATAACATGTTACAGAAAGTGATGGAGTGTATTGATGGTATCATTCTTCCTGTTGAGCCTGCTTTTGATGAACCAATAGAAAAGGTGAAGTGGCTTGCTGATTATGTCAGTGAATTCCAAGATGCCAAGGTACACATAGAGCAAGAGTTGCAACTAGTGAAGGAGAATGCCAGTATACTTGAAATTAAAGTAGCTGAATCCCAAGCCACTGTAAAATCCCTTGAACGGGAATTATCGTCTTCAAATGACAGTGTTTCTCAACTTGCTGAAGAGAAAACAGAATTAGAATATCTGAAGGGAAAAATGGAGGAAGAGTTACAGAAAGTTAAAGATAAAGTTGCCGAGGTCTTCAGTACCAACAAGTCACTTGAAGATGCCTTATCAGAAGCAGAAAAAGATATTTCTATTCTTTCCGTAGAAAAAGAGCAAGCTCAAGCTAGTAGAGTTGCTGCTGAAAGAGAGTTAGAGAGTTTTAAAGATGAAGCAACCAGTCAAGCAAGCAAACTGGCAGAGGCTAGCAGGATCATAAAGGATCTGGAAGATAAACTATATCAGGTTGAGGGTACTAAGAAGTTACTTGAAGATACGTTATCGCAAGCGGAAAAAGATATTTCTATTCTTTCCGAAGAAAAAGAGCAGGCTCAAGTTAGCAGAGTAGCTGCAGAGAGAGTGTTACAGGGTTTTAATGATGAAGCAGCCAGTCAAACTAGCAAACTGACAGAGGCCAGCAGGACCATAAAGGATCTAGAAGATAAACTATATCAGGTTCAGGGTACTACTAAGTCACTTGAAGAGGCGTTATCACAAGCAGCAAAAGATATTTCTATTCTTTCTGATGAAAAAGAGCAGGCTCAAGTTAGCAGAGTAGCTGCAGAGACAGTGTTAGAGAGTTTTAAAGATGAAGCAGCCAGCCAAACAAGCAAAATGGCACAGGCTAGCAGGAAAATAGAGGATCTAGAAGGTAGACTATCTGAGGTTGAGGGTAATGTcaatttattgaatgaaaagTATAATGCTGATCAAGTTGTCAAGACTGAGATGGAAAATGAATTGAAGAAGCTGCAAGATGAAGCTGCAAATCATGCCAACAATTTGGTAGATGCTTCTGAAACTATAAAATCACTGGAGGATGCATTATCAAAGGCACAAGATGATGTTTCCGCCTTAGAAAATTCAAATGAAATTGCAAAACAGGAGATATCTTCACTCAGTTTGAAGTTAAATTCATGCATGGACGAGTTAGCTGGAAAGAATGGCAACTTAGAAAGCAGGTCCTTAAAGCTCATTGGACTTCTTAATGATCTTCAGGTGCTCATGAAGGACACTACTCTATTTCCCAGAATAAAACAATTCTTTGAGAGGAAATATGAGACCCTGAAGAATATGAATCTAGTTGTCAACAAAATTAGAGATAATGTTGCCTTAAATGCAAAGGACTCAAAGGGACAGCTAGTGATGGAG GAAAATACAATTATGAGAACAACATTCTTGGATGGTCCTGAAAATTTTGAAGTTGAACTGGAAAACACAGAGATTGATGATGCTGATATTGACACCATAATCTTATCATTTGGAAAGATTGTGAAAGAATTTGAGTTGAGCAGCAAACACATTGCAGATAAGTTTGACGAATTTTCATATTCTATGGATGAGTTTATTTCTCCTCTCCATGGAAAACTGTTGGAGACTGAGACCATCTCGGAGACTATTGTTCAGAACATGGAAAGTTTGAAAGAAGAAGCAAATACCATGAAAAAGTTGAAAGAAGAACAGGAAAATATCATTGCCACTTTACAAAACAATATCAATGTATTGCTATCTGCATGCACTGATTCTACCATTGCACTTCAGAGTGAAGTTGACAAGAATCTTGGGCTGCTAGACTCCATTTCTGAGGTTGAAAAGTTAAACCTTGAAGCAGGTGCGCAAGCAGATCATCATAAGAACAGTAAATACTTGGAGGCCACACATAAGTTGATTAGTACTTCTAGAAAAACTCAAGCTTTGATTAGACAGTTTGAATTTAGAAGTGAGCAGTTAGATGCAACAATTGAAGATTTACAGAATAAATTGAAAGAAGCAACAGTTGCTTTTGAATTAGTCACAGATGATAGAGACTTAAATAAAAACAGAGTTTCGCTGCTGGAATCTGATATTCAATCACTCCAAAGTGCTGGCAGTGAGCTTAAAGATAAGTTAGAAAGTTATCATGCCCtagaagaaaaattgaaagaaaaagaggcTGAGATTTCATCAATGCAAGATGCTTTGTTAGCAAAAGAAG AAAACTCCCTCCTTACATCATCTCAAATGAGAGATGTCTTTGACAAGATAGATAGGATCAAAATCCCTATTGTAGAGTCTGAAGATGACTTGGAGCTACCTACTTCAGCCCCTATGAAAAAATTCTCTTACATTATTGATAGTATTACTAGGTTGCATGATCAATTAAACTCTATGTCTCATGATAAAGAAAAGCTGCAGTCAATCCTTGAAACAAAGGATCTTGAAATTAAGGATATGAAGGAGGAAGTTAAACAACTCAGTAGAAACTGTGAAGATGCAAATATGCTCAAGAATGAATTGTCTGAGCTCACTTATGTATTAGAAAAAATTATGGATATTTCTTTGGGAACCGGTGAATGGGTTGTAAGTAGGAAATCTAAGGATTTGAAGGAATTAATACCGGCATTGGAAAAACGTATTGTTGCCATTCGTTCAGAATGTGATGATTCAAAATCTAAGGCCCAAGAACTTGATATTAAGTTAGTTGGAAGTCAGAAGGTTATTGATGAATTAAAAACCAAGGTTAAACTACTTGAAGATTCACTTCAAGATAGGACTTCTCAGCCAGACATTGTCCAGGACAGGAGCATATATGAAGCATCCTCATTACCTACTGGGTCTGAGATAACTGAAGTTGAAGAG GGTTCATCACGTGGCAAGAAAGCAATATCACCTGTCTCATCAGCTGCTCATGTGCGGAATATGCGAAAAGGATCTGCTGACCatcttgcacttgatattagTATGGAGTCTGATAATTTGATTAACAGAGTGGATACGGATGAGGATAAAG GTCGCGTATTCAAGTCTCTAAACACATCTGGATTTGTACCAAAACATGGAAAGCTCATTGCAGATCGTATTGATGGACTCTG GTTATCTGGTGGTCGAGTTCTCATGAGTCGTCCTAGAGCAAGATTAGGAGTTGTTGGTTATTTGCTTCTCTTGCATATCTGGCTGCTGGGGACGATCTTGTAG
- the LOC108327721 gene encoding E3 ubiquitin-protein ligase AIRP2 isoform X2, producing MAMIPYQLSRLPYHDSLKVLEADIQHANALAAAIPRAKGGTVLQMKLVYNQLAPLFLLFLQWMDCSCAGFLHRYLNLFHIIIYKVHNDGRSNMSTHGRKATIGDFYAVILPSLQRLHGSLEKLEAVEAGESSIEGSSHGNKLIETSERLTNIDLQREDECGICLEPCTKMVLPGCCHAMCIKCYRKWNRKSESCPFCRGSLRRVNSEDLWVLTCDDDVVDAETVSKEDLLRFYLYISKLPKDHPDALFLMYYEYLI from the exons ATGGCAATGATTCCGTACCAACTTTCCCGTTTACCTTACCACGATTCCCTCAAAGTACTTGAAGCTGATATACAGCACGCTAATGCTTT GGCTGCTGCAATTCCCAGAGCCAAGGGTGGGACTGTTCTTCAAATGAAATTGGTTTACAATCAGTTGGCTCCTCTCTTCCTGTTATTTCTACAATGGATGGATTGTTCTTGTGCAGGCTTTCTCCATAGGTATCTCAACCTCTTCCACATAATTATATACAAG GTACACAATGATGGTAGATCAAACATGTCTACCCATGGAAGGAAGGCTACCATTGGGGACTTTTATG CCGTTATATTGCCATCTCTCCAAAGGCTTCATGGTAGTTTGGAGAAGTTGGAGGCTGTTGAAGCAGGAGAATCAAGCATAGAAGGTTCAAGTCATGGCAATAAGTTGATTGAAACAAGTGAGAGACTAACCAATATTGATTTGCAAAGAGAAGATGAATGTGGAATTTGCTTAGAGCCTTGCACCAAAATGGTTTTACCTGGTTGCTGCCATGCCATGTGTATCAAATGCTACCGCAAGTG GAACAGAAAATCAGAGTCTTGTCCTTTTTGTCGTGGCAGTTTGAGGAGAGTTAATTCAGAGGATCTATGGGTGCTAACTTGTGACGATGATGTTGTTGATGCAGAAACAGTTTCTAAAGAGGATTTATTGCGTTTTTACCTCTATATCAGCAAGCTGCCAAAAGATCACCCAGATGCACTTTTCCTAATGTATTATGAATACCTCATTTAA
- the LOC108327721 gene encoding E3 ubiquitin-protein ligase AIRP2 isoform X3, translating into MLCFLHRYLNLFHIIIYKVHNDGRSNMSTHGRKATIGDFYAVILPSLQRLHGSLEKLEAVEAGESSIEGSSHGNKLIETSERLTNIDLQREDECGICLEPCTKMVLPGCCHAMCIKCYRKWNRKSESCPFCRGSLRRVNSEDLWVLTCDDDVVDAETVSKEDLLRFYLYISKLPKDHPDALFLMYYEYLI; encoded by the exons ATGCTTT GCTTTCTCCATAGGTATCTCAACCTCTTCCACATAATTATATACAAG GTACACAATGATGGTAGATCAAACATGTCTACCCATGGAAGGAAGGCTACCATTGGGGACTTTTATG CCGTTATATTGCCATCTCTCCAAAGGCTTCATGGTAGTTTGGAGAAGTTGGAGGCTGTTGAAGCAGGAGAATCAAGCATAGAAGGTTCAAGTCATGGCAATAAGTTGATTGAAACAAGTGAGAGACTAACCAATATTGATTTGCAAAGAGAAGATGAATGTGGAATTTGCTTAGAGCCTTGCACCAAAATGGTTTTACCTGGTTGCTGCCATGCCATGTGTATCAAATGCTACCGCAAGTG GAACAGAAAATCAGAGTCTTGTCCTTTTTGTCGTGGCAGTTTGAGGAGAGTTAATTCAGAGGATCTATGGGTGCTAACTTGTGACGATGATGTTGTTGATGCAGAAACAGTTTCTAAAGAGGATTTATTGCGTTTTTACCTCTATATCAGCAAGCTGCCAAAAGATCACCCAGATGCACTTTTCCTAATGTATTATGAATACCTCATTTAA
- the LOC108327721 gene encoding E3 ubiquitin-protein ligase AIRP2 isoform X1 has product MIGICLSVVNLIVLFFFCCPPSEFGLCVVLPSSRAAAIPRAKGGTVLQMKLVYNQLAPLFLLFLQWMDCSCAGFLHRYLNLFHIIIYKVHNDGRSNMSTHGRKATIGDFYAVILPSLQRLHGSLEKLEAVEAGESSIEGSSHGNKLIETSERLTNIDLQREDECGICLEPCTKMVLPGCCHAMCIKCYRKWNRKSESCPFCRGSLRRVNSEDLWVLTCDDDVVDAETVSKEDLLRFYLYISKLPKDHPDALFLMYYEYLI; this is encoded by the exons ATGATAGGAATTTGTTTGTCAGTGGTGAATttgattgtgttattttttttttgttgcccCCCTTCTGAATTTGGATTGTGTGTTGTGCTGCCCTCTTCTAGGGCTGCTGCAATTCCCAGAGCCAAGGGTGGGACTGTTCTTCAAATGAAATTGGTTTACAATCAGTTGGCTCCTCTCTTCCTGTTATTTCTACAATGGATGGATTGTTCTTGTGCAGGCTTTCTCCATAGGTATCTCAACCTCTTCCACATAATTATATACAAG GTACACAATGATGGTAGATCAAACATGTCTACCCATGGAAGGAAGGCTACCATTGGGGACTTTTATG CCGTTATATTGCCATCTCTCCAAAGGCTTCATGGTAGTTTGGAGAAGTTGGAGGCTGTTGAAGCAGGAGAATCAAGCATAGAAGGTTCAAGTCATGGCAATAAGTTGATTGAAACAAGTGAGAGACTAACCAATATTGATTTGCAAAGAGAAGATGAATGTGGAATTTGCTTAGAGCCTTGCACCAAAATGGTTTTACCTGGTTGCTGCCATGCCATGTGTATCAAATGCTACCGCAAGTG GAACAGAAAATCAGAGTCTTGTCCTTTTTGTCGTGGCAGTTTGAGGAGAGTTAATTCAGAGGATCTATGGGTGCTAACTTGTGACGATGATGTTGTTGATGCAGAAACAGTTTCTAAAGAGGATTTATTGCGTTTTTACCTCTATATCAGCAAGCTGCCAAAAGATCACCCAGATGCACTTTTCCTAATGTATTATGAATACCTCATTTAA